One window of the Cryptomeria japonica chromosome 7, Sugi_1.0, whole genome shotgun sequence genome contains the following:
- the LOC131030086 gene encoding SKP1-like protein 1B, which translates to MPNDCKVLLKSSDNEMFEIDEAVAFESETIKNTIEDTGKEKAVLLPNVNSKILAKVIEYCNYHVEATKSAISEEDVKKWDKEFVKVDQATLFDLILLLRIFLNVKKLLDLTCQTVADMIEGKSPKEIRKTFKIKNDFTPEEEAEVRRENQWAFD; encoded by the exons ATGCCGAATGATTGTAAAGTTTTATTGAAGAGCTCAGACAACGAAATGTTCGAGATTGATGAGGCCGTGGCATTTGAATCTGAAACGATCAAGAATACGATTGAGGATACGGGCAAGGAGAAGGCCGTGCTCTTGCCGAATGTGAATAGTAAGATCCTCGCGAAAGTTATCGAATATTGTAATTATCATGTGGAGGCCACCAAGAGCGCCATCTCGGAGGAGGATGTGAAGAAGTGGGATAAGGAGTTCGTGAAGGTGGATCAAGCTACCCTTTTTGATCTTATACTG TTGTTACGTATATTTCTGAATGTAAAGAAACTCCTGGACTTAACGTGCCAAACTGTAGCTGACATGATTGAGGGCAAAAGCCCAAAAGAGATCCGAAAGACGTTTAAAATAAAGAATGACTTCACTCCTGAAGAGGAGGCAGAAGTCAGGCGTGAAAATCAATGGGCCTTTGACTAA